In the genome of Streptomyces racemochromogenes, one region contains:
- a CDS encoding MurR/RpiR family transcriptional regulator → MTGTIADSIRANLGALSPAERKVARTLLAGYPSAVFETVAVIAERASVSTPTVLRFAARMGYHGFPDLQAAVRSELDVRNASPVALYEAAGLGHSEETTSTAGLLEHGNATFAPALAQTLAEIPPHDFQRAVELLADRKRHIILAGGRFTHLLAQYLGLHLMQLREDVRFLPDRPVERTAALAQLTRRDVVVLFDYRRYEDDKTAIAQLTREATGKTIVFTDPWLSPATAHADVVLPSQVGTTAPYDSLVPTLAVIEVLIAGVINTLGPQAHQQLRHNEEVAHRIGMV, encoded by the coding sequence ATGACCGGCACCATCGCCGACAGCATTCGCGCCAACCTCGGCGCGCTCAGCCCCGCTGAACGCAAGGTCGCCCGAACACTGCTGGCCGGATACCCGTCCGCGGTCTTCGAAACCGTCGCCGTCATCGCCGAACGAGCCTCGGTCTCCACCCCCACCGTCCTGCGCTTCGCCGCGCGGATGGGCTACCACGGCTTCCCCGACCTCCAGGCGGCGGTCCGCAGCGAACTCGACGTCCGCAACGCCTCCCCCGTCGCCCTCTACGAGGCCGCGGGCCTGGGGCACTCCGAGGAGACCACCAGCACTGCGGGGCTCCTCGAACACGGCAACGCCACCTTCGCCCCCGCGCTCGCCCAGACGCTCGCCGAAATCCCCCCGCACGACTTCCAACGGGCGGTCGAACTCCTCGCCGACCGCAAGCGCCACATCATCCTCGCCGGAGGCCGCTTCACCCACCTCCTGGCCCAGTACCTCGGCCTCCACCTGATGCAGCTGCGCGAAGACGTCCGCTTCCTGCCCGACCGGCCCGTCGAACGCACCGCGGCGCTGGCCCAGCTCACCCGCCGGGACGTCGTCGTGCTCTTCGACTACCGGCGCTACGAGGACGACAAGACCGCCATCGCCCAGCTCACCCGCGAGGCCACCGGCAAGACCATCGTGTTCACCGACCCCTGGCTCTCCCCCGCCACCGCCCACGCGGACGTGGTCCTGCCCAGCCAGGTGGGTACCACCGCCCCCTACGACAGCCTCGTTCCCACCCTGGCCGTCATCGAGGTCCTCATCGCCGGCGTCATCAACACCCTCGGCCCCCAAGCACACCAGCAGCTCCGCCACAACGAGGAAGTCGCCCACCGCATAGGGATGGTCTAG
- a CDS encoding cyanophycinase, producing MPGTRSRRSLLAATATMLLAALTVPAAHASPAHSPTRGGSLVLVGGGLKEDNKAVYREIINRAGGPTARMGVLTAASIPASQDPNADDPAQCGNSACNGAYYASLFKQHGAADAQWIPVDLDHIANADSDAVVAQVNSMTGFFFGGGDQYRYITTLLHGDAHTDSKVLAAIRAKLAAGAVVAGSSAGAQIMAGADMVTGGDSYQALRDGGSPGYFEDPTRLGYLPAGGFGFLRSGLLDTHTGAAGREGRALRLAADTGRTRVYGLDENTALVIDNPGTPAETATVKGTRGVTVLDLRQARAHTTTAGWSLDGARYTYLTDGDRYLPRTWQALPAPGKHPLAPTGDTPVPANTDAFHSPANTSGRPYSLLGTARSLAASRTQRTATASTFETSPRYTVTLTRTHPATAWAADSSDPTTLTSLALTITPN from the coding sequence ATGCCCGGCACCCGCTCACGACGCAGCCTCCTGGCCGCCACCGCAACCATGCTGCTGGCCGCCCTCACCGTCCCCGCCGCCCACGCCTCCCCCGCGCACAGCCCGACCCGCGGCGGCTCGCTGGTCCTGGTCGGCGGCGGCCTCAAGGAGGACAACAAGGCCGTCTACCGCGAGATCATCAACCGCGCCGGCGGCCCCACCGCCCGCATGGGCGTCCTGACCGCCGCCTCCATCCCCGCCAGCCAGGACCCGAACGCCGACGACCCCGCGCAGTGCGGCAACTCGGCCTGCAACGGCGCCTACTACGCCTCCCTGTTCAAGCAGCACGGAGCCGCCGACGCACAGTGGATACCCGTCGACCTCGACCACATCGCCAACGCGGACTCCGACGCGGTCGTCGCCCAGGTCAACTCCATGACCGGCTTCTTCTTCGGCGGCGGCGACCAGTACCGCTACATCACCACCCTCCTCCACGGCGACGCGCACACCGACAGCAAGGTCCTGGCCGCGATCCGCGCCAAGCTCGCCGCCGGCGCCGTCGTCGCCGGCTCCTCCGCAGGCGCGCAGATCATGGCCGGGGCCGACATGGTCACCGGAGGCGACTCCTACCAGGCGCTGCGCGACGGCGGCAGCCCCGGCTACTTCGAGGACCCGACCCGCCTGGGCTACCTGCCGGCAGGCGGTTTCGGGTTCCTCCGCTCCGGCCTCCTCGACACCCACACCGGCGCCGCCGGCCGCGAAGGACGCGCGCTGCGCCTGGCCGCCGACACCGGCCGCACACGCGTCTACGGCCTCGACGAGAACACCGCCCTCGTCATCGACAACCCCGGCACACCCGCCGAGACCGCGACCGTCAAGGGCACCCGCGGCGTGACCGTCCTCGACCTGCGCCAGGCCCGCGCCCACACCACGACCGCCGGCTGGTCGTTGGACGGAGCCCGCTACACCTACCTCACCGACGGTGACCGCTACCTGCCCCGGACCTGGCAGGCCCTTCCCGCACCCGGCAAGCACCCCCTCGCCCCGACGGGCGACACCCCGGTTCCCGCGAACACCGACGCCTTCCACTCCCCGGCCAACACCAGCGGGCGGCCCTACTCCCTCCTGGGCACCGCTCGTTCCCTCGCGGCCAGCCGCACCCAGCGCACCGCGACGGCTTCCACCTTCGAGACCAGTCCGCGCTACACCGTGACGCTCACCCGCACACACCCCGCCACCGCATGGGCCGCCGACTCCTCGGACCCGACGACACTGACCTCGCTCGCCCTCACCATCACCCCGAACTGA
- a CDS encoding M20/M25/M40 family metallo-hydrolase produces the protein MTAPVSPRPSTRTLRARAAARHGEYLADLAALVAIDSGSYSPDGINRVAAWFADRLERYGATTHTVPAGRHRGRALGSALVARKKGARRAADGGRRILLAGHMDTVFDDGTAADRPFSLTGSLAHGPGVSDDKGGLLAGLSALEILAEEGFDDYDEIVFLATPDEEIGSPGSAPLTRTLAAEADFALALECARENGDVVIARKGVAEYLVTVTGKAAHAGIEPERGAHAALAAAHLTIALQSLNEQEDDATINVGVVRSGSRPNIVPERAELHVEVRATTTACLDRIDRAIEAAAARLPVLGTTAAVRQLDLCPPMEATAGNRRMLAVAHSAGRELGLVFGAASTGGVGDANTIAATGTPVLDGLGPVGGADHTPQEWLDTTTITDRITLLTLLIARLCHTTAT, from the coding sequence GTGACCGCCCCGGTCAGCCCGCGGCCGTCCACCCGGACACTGCGGGCCCGCGCCGCCGCCCGGCACGGCGAGTACCTGGCCGACCTCGCCGCCCTGGTGGCCATCGACTCCGGCTCCTACAGCCCCGACGGGATCAACCGCGTCGCCGCCTGGTTCGCGGACCGGCTGGAGCGCTACGGCGCCACCACACACACCGTGCCCGCCGGACGCCACCGTGGGCGGGCCCTGGGCAGCGCGCTCGTCGCCCGGAAGAAGGGTGCCAGGAGGGCAGCGGACGGAGGGCGGCGCATTCTCCTCGCCGGCCACATGGACACCGTCTTCGACGACGGCACCGCGGCCGACCGCCCCTTCTCCCTGACCGGGTCCCTGGCCCACGGGCCGGGTGTCAGCGACGACAAGGGCGGTCTCCTGGCCGGACTGAGCGCGCTGGAGATCCTCGCCGAGGAGGGATTCGACGACTACGACGAGATCGTCTTCCTCGCCACGCCCGACGAGGAGATCGGCTCCCCCGGCAGCGCCCCCCTCACACGGACCCTCGCCGCCGAGGCCGACTTCGCGCTGGCCCTGGAATGCGCCCGCGAGAACGGCGATGTGGTCATCGCCCGAAAGGGAGTGGCCGAGTACCTCGTCACCGTCACGGGCAAGGCGGCGCACGCGGGCATAGAGCCCGAGCGCGGCGCCCACGCCGCCCTCGCGGCGGCCCACCTGACCATCGCCCTGCAGTCCCTCAACGAGCAGGAGGACGACGCGACGATCAACGTCGGGGTCGTCCGCTCCGGCAGCCGGCCCAACATCGTCCCCGAGCGGGCCGAACTCCACGTCGAGGTGCGGGCGACCACCACCGCCTGCCTGGACCGCATCGACCGCGCCATCGAGGCGGCCGCGGCGCGCCTGCCCGTACTCGGCACGACCGCCGCGGTGCGGCAGCTGGACCTGTGCCCGCCGATGGAGGCGACAGCCGGCAACCGCCGCATGCTGGCCGTCGCCCACAGCGCCGGCCGCGAACTGGGACTCGTGTTCGGGGCGGCGAGCACCGGAGGCGTCGGCGACGCCAACACCATCGCCGCCACCGGCACACCGGTCCTGGACGGCCTCGGCCCGGTCGGCGGCGCCGACCACACCCCCCAGGAATGGCTCGACACCACCACCATCACCGACCGCATCACCCTCCTGACCCTGCTGATCGCCCGCCTGTGCCACACCACCGCCACCTGA
- a CDS encoding amino acid ABC transporter ATP-binding protein, with translation MVRARGVHKNYGSLQVLRGIDLTVGRGQVCCLLGPSGSGKSTFLRCINHLETVDGGTLTVDGDLVGYRRHGGKLHELREREVAERRRDIGMVFQRFNLFPHMTALENICEAPVKVAGVSKPDAEAEAHRLLEQVGLADRAGHYPAQLSGGQQQRVAIARALAMKPKLMLFDEPTSALDPELVGDVLDVMRRLAADGMTMVVVTHEIGFAREVADTAVFMDEGVVVEAGDPREVLTDPAQERTRAFLSKVL, from the coding sequence ATGGTCCGGGCGCGTGGCGTCCACAAGAACTACGGCAGCCTCCAGGTGTTGCGGGGCATCGACCTGACGGTCGGGCGCGGTCAGGTCTGCTGCCTGCTGGGGCCCTCGGGCTCGGGCAAGTCGACCTTCCTGCGGTGCATCAACCACCTCGAGACCGTGGACGGCGGCACGCTGACCGTCGACGGCGACCTCGTGGGCTACCGCCGCCACGGTGGCAAGCTGCACGAACTGCGCGAGCGGGAGGTCGCCGAACGCCGCCGCGACATCGGCATGGTCTTCCAGCGTTTCAACCTCTTCCCCCACATGACCGCTCTGGAGAACATCTGCGAGGCGCCCGTGAAAGTCGCGGGCGTCTCGAAGCCCGACGCCGAGGCCGAGGCGCACCGGCTCCTGGAGCAGGTCGGGCTCGCGGACCGGGCCGGCCACTACCCCGCCCAACTGTCCGGCGGGCAGCAGCAGCGCGTGGCCATCGCCCGCGCGCTGGCGATGAAGCCGAAGCTGATGCTCTTCGACGAGCCGACCTCGGCCCTCGACCCGGAGCTGGTGGGTGACGTGTTGGACGTGATGCGGCGCCTCGCCGCCGACGGGATGACCATGGTCGTGGTCACCCACGAGATCGGCTTCGCCCGGGAAGTCGCCGACACGGCCGTCTTCATGGACGAAGGCGTCGTCGTCGAAGCGGGCGACCCGCGCGAGGTCCTGACCGACCCGGCGCAGGAGCGGACCCGCGCGTTCCTGTCCAAGGTCCTGTGA
- a CDS encoding amino acid ABC transporter permease, with product MTAAFQDEALDVVPVRHYGRWVAAVAAVAALVGLAGSLAKNDNLHWDVVGDYLWAGLIFDGMATTLWLTAAAMALGLSLGTVVAVMRLSSSPVLYGLSSLFVWAFRGTPLLVQIIFWGYAAALYSQIKIGIPFTSITFVSWDTNTVLTPAVAALLALGLNEAAYASEIVRAGIQSVDPGQAEAAHSLGMRPALTMRRIVLPQAMRVIIPPMGNETINMLKMTALVSVIAAHDLMSNIQEVYAQNYQVIPLLVVASCWYLALVSLLSIPQAWLERRYGRGAARGHSTPTLRRLLGGADTLWARRTRKEAGR from the coding sequence ATGACCGCCGCATTCCAGGACGAGGCGCTCGACGTGGTGCCGGTCCGCCACTACGGGCGCTGGGTCGCGGCGGTCGCGGCCGTGGCCGCGCTGGTCGGCCTCGCCGGGTCGCTCGCCAAGAACGACAACCTCCACTGGGACGTCGTCGGCGACTACCTCTGGGCCGGTCTGATCTTCGACGGGATGGCCACCACCTTGTGGCTGACCGCCGCCGCCATGGCCCTGGGCCTGAGCCTGGGCACGGTCGTCGCGGTCATGCGCCTGTCCTCCAGCCCCGTGCTGTACGGCCTGTCGTCCCTGTTCGTATGGGCCTTCCGCGGCACACCGCTGCTCGTGCAGATCATCTTCTGGGGGTACGCCGCAGCCCTGTACTCCCAGATCAAGATCGGCATCCCGTTCACGAGTATCACGTTCGTCTCCTGGGACACCAACACCGTCCTGACTCCCGCGGTCGCCGCCCTCCTGGCGCTCGGCCTGAACGAGGCCGCCTACGCCTCCGAGATCGTCCGCGCGGGCATCCAGTCCGTCGACCCCGGGCAGGCCGAGGCAGCGCACTCGCTGGGCATGCGCCCGGCCCTGACCATGCGGCGGATCGTCCTGCCGCAGGCCATGAGGGTCATCATCCCGCCCATGGGCAACGAGACCATCAACATGCTCAAGATGACCGCTCTGGTCTCGGTGATCGCCGCCCACGACCTGATGTCGAACATCCAGGAGGTGTATGCCCAGAACTACCAGGTCATCCCCCTGCTGGTCGTCGCCAGCTGCTGGTACCTGGCGCTCGTCTCCCTGCTGAGCATCCCGCAGGCCTGGCTGGAGCGCCGCTACGGACGCGGCGCGGCCCGCGGCCACAGCACCCCGACGTTGCGGCGGCTGCTCGGCGGCGCAGACACCCTCTGGGCCCGCCGTACGAGGAAGGAGGCCGGGCGATGA
- a CDS encoding ABC transporter substrate-binding protein — MRVQPDQDLHDALPEAIKKSGTVRVATDVPYAPFEMFVKEGQSELTGLDYDLGQALGAKLGVKFAFTPQKFDGIIPALQAGKYDVAISAITDTKERQQVVDFVDYSQSGSGLLVADGNPAGITTLDDLCGHPAGVQAATNQADLLKAHQSRCAELGRQPIDIQTFPKDSDAQLALRAGKVVADVLTKPAAGWTAKTAENGGAFDSVEDPAAQGGYKASPNGVAVSKKQPQLTEAIHKALRQLVADGTLTKICDKYGVASIAVKEATKNAGAQ; from the coding sequence GTGCGGGTCCAGCCCGACCAGGACCTGCACGACGCCCTGCCCGAAGCGATCAAGAAGTCCGGCACCGTACGGGTGGCGACCGACGTCCCCTACGCGCCGTTCGAGATGTTCGTCAAAGAGGGGCAGAGCGAGCTGACCGGCCTGGACTACGACCTCGGCCAGGCGCTGGGCGCCAAGCTCGGGGTGAAGTTCGCCTTCACGCCCCAGAAGTTCGACGGCATCATCCCGGCGCTCCAGGCCGGCAAGTACGACGTGGCGATCTCCGCCATCACCGACACCAAGGAACGCCAGCAGGTCGTCGACTTCGTCGACTACTCCCAGTCCGGCTCGGGCCTGCTGGTCGCCGACGGCAATCCGGCCGGGATCACCACCCTGGACGACCTGTGCGGGCACCCCGCCGGTGTCCAGGCCGCCACCAACCAGGCCGACCTCCTCAAGGCCCACCAGTCCCGCTGCGCCGAGCTGGGCAGGCAGCCGATCGACATCCAGACCTTCCCCAAGGACTCCGACGCCCAGCTCGCCCTGCGCGCGGGCAAGGTCGTCGCCGATGTCCTGACAAAGCCGGCCGCCGGGTGGACCGCCAAGACCGCCGAGAACGGCGGCGCCTTCGACTCCGTGGAGGACCCCGCCGCCCAGGGCGGGTACAAGGCCTCTCCCAACGGCGTCGCGGTGTCCAAGAAGCAGCCGCAGCTGACCGAGGCGATCCACAAGGCACTGCGGCAACTCGTCGCCGACGGCACCCTGACAAAGATCTGCGACAAGTACGGCGTCGCGTCGATCGCGGTCAAGGAAGCCACGAAGAACGCGGGCGCCCAGTGA
- a CDS encoding DUF4232 domain-containing protein, which yields MPRRRAGHASVTRRPPDPRTEPLDHPYLPQHRQRRRTRRSQPAHRRPELPRRQVGQLVGVRIGRPAGQLVFPLGVVGEDQVRAVEAEPCRTAAGTDHGQRGRQQGAALATTAVTAVAAAVTGILPGTAMAPSTTTSTPPPACPASAVQGSAWQAAHPPVGTGTGAAVVQFTNVSQKTCVLKGFPTVAGAGNTPLKVTPTGRAAAVTVRPQGKAWVKLTFVQVQGEGDGCCVSGNTPAAYPTMVIGLSNSGKHQVALKDGWWAQCDNKVTATPV from the coding sequence GTGCCCCGCAGGCGGGCCGGCCACGCAAGCGTCACCCGCAGGCCGCCCGACCCCCGAACGGAACCGCTCGATCACCCTTACCTCCCCCAGCACCGCCAACGGCGCCGTACCCGGCGCAGTCAGCCGGCCCACCGACGCCCCGAACTCCCCCGCCGCCAGGTCGGCCAGCTCGTCGGCGTCCGCATCGGTCGACCAGCCGGACAGCTCGTCTTCCCCCTCGGCGTCGTCGGCGAGGACCAGGTGCGGGCCGTCGAGGCGGAACCGTGCCGTACGGCGGCTGGCACCGACCACGGCCAGCGAGGCCGCCAGCAAGGGGCGGCCCTGGCGACGACGGCGGTCACGGCCGTCGCGGCGGCGGTGACCGGCATCCTGCCCGGCACCGCCATGGCGCCGAGCACCACCACCTCCACCCCGCCGCCCGCCTGCCCGGCCTCCGCCGTCCAGGGCAGCGCCTGGCAGGCCGCCCACCCGCCCGTCGGGACCGGGACCGGGGCGGCGGTCGTGCAGTTCACCAACGTCTCCCAGAAGACGTGCGTCCTGAAGGGCTTTCCGACGGTCGCGGGCGCCGGCAACACCCCGCTCAAGGTCACCCCCACCGGCAGGGCGGCCGCCGTGACGGTCCGGCCGCAGGGCAAGGCATGGGTGAAGCTGACCTTCGTCCAGGTCCAGGGGGAGGGCGACGGCTGCTGCGTCTCGGGCAATACCCCGGCGGCGTATCCGACGATGGTCATCGGGCTGTCGAACTCCGGGAAGCACCAGGTCGCCCTGAAGGACGGGTGGTGGGCCCAGTGCGACAACAAGGTGACCGCCACCCCGGTCTAG
- a CDS encoding DUF6233 domain-containing protein, translating into MAGQARDRRRSAPGRVHTRACGDSGKRCVPAAPEQVRRLLAEGVTACPACHPDTALGRPSRVVLSPTRARCAARRPVPPGFVDLVHADREQPGIRGGPASVSPGVLADQALALADGRPSLGLLSAIYGKAPAAALHGDRGNGEEVTFDQPEPWPLGTACRRL; encoded by the coding sequence GTGGCTGGTCAGGCGCGGGATCGGCGTCGGTCAGCTCCCGGCCGCGTCCACACCCGGGCCTGCGGGGACAGCGGCAAGCGCTGCGTCCCCGCAGCCCCTGAACAGGTCCGCCGGCTCCTGGCCGAGGGCGTGACCGCCTGTCCCGCCTGCCACCCCGATACCGCCCTCGGCCGTCCTTCCAGGGTGGTGTTGTCGCCGACGCGGGCCAGGTGCGCGGCGAGGAGACCGGTGCCGCCCGGGTTCGTGGATCTGGTCCATGCGGACCGCGAGCAGCCTGGGATACGAGGGGGGCCTGCCTCGGTATCGCCGGGCGTCCTCGCGGACCAGGCCCTCGCCCTCGCCGACGGCCGGCCCTCGCTCGGGCTGCTCAGCGCGATCTACGGCAAAGCCCCCGCCGCAGCGTTGCACGGCGACCGCGGGAACGGTGAGGAGGTCACCTTCGACCAGCCGGAGCCATGGCCGTTGGGAACGGCGTGCAGGCGCCTCTGA
- a CDS encoding helicase associated domain-containing protein → MWDTAYASFDQNLAAARAYYEQHGTLAAPRHATALDRPVGQWLTTIRRPDGLGKDPVRAGRRAAALAAIDEDWNPSDDDHGWTVDWQRHYAYLAQLLEEGARLTAITPGVTRHGEDVGRWLATQC, encoded by the coding sequence GTGTGGGACACCGCGTACGCCAGCTTCGACCAGAACCTCGCCGCTGCCCGCGCCTACTACGAGCAACACGGGACGCTGGCCGCGCCCCGGCACGCCACCGCCCTCGACCGCCCGGTCGGGCAGTGGCTCACCACCATCCGCCGGCCCGACGGACTCGGGAAGGACCCGGTGCGTGCCGGGCGCCGGGCGGCCGCGCTCGCCGCGATCGACGAGGACTGGAACCCGAGCGACGACGACCACGGGTGGACGGTGGACTGGCAACGCCACTACGCCTACCTCGCCCAGCTCCTGGAGGAAGGCGCCCGCCTGACCGCCATCACCCCCGGGGTGACCCGGCACGGGGAAGACGTCGGACGGTGGCTGGCCACCCAGTGTTGA
- a CDS encoding helix-turn-helix domain-containing protein, with protein sequence MTEGLGTLLRKLRDKAGLTQEQVAERSGVSVRTIRRLEKGGSTNHRVDTVNLLADALGVEGADRLLLAATLTSSSTASHDVGADNGRSPGHDRGVSAPAPVRPPAPEPAPAPPAGPPVHPTLADAAHELATEVRRRWRREEAQRRVHDPFPLPVRWKPAPAALTDRAENIQRLGPGGTAREVDLDGDLRSTAEVYLKIPSGRLVILGRAGSGKSILTIRLVLDLLETPAPHRRVPVIFSIGSWDPSTTALRDWLIGRLLRDHPHLARRSSGGATLAAALVDADLILPVLDGLDEIAEGLRHEALDALNATSSPLVLTSRRDEYAEAVSAAHAPLVWAGGIELTDLTLEDLADYLPRTTRPVPTSGAIPAHDTGAPGSPWDAVITELRTGQGSEHINLAAVLTTPLMVILARTLYSETPDRDPAELLDATRFPSVKSLDEHLLAGFVPTVYRRRAPEQDADGRQPKAPYADPARAERWLGHLAHHLVRLDRERQDLAWWQLGDSLSRSTRTMVFALATAVSITLIDWVVGLLLTPLSVGELLLRGVLMGPAAGLCFGAVYAMADRSGDAAAFEPARVRLKLRPAHDGLGRRPLRTFTFRAGQGLIGGTVLGVGCACALTLQRALVSGTALTDPHVVEATFINMLVLGLIFGSAGCLVFGLMTALEAPVDVTAAATPVSLLASNRTTAGRQFLILALAFTVAIAFGGHLIVHLLRGALGPLNWGVGENLFMGAAGGLGGAASYVLTFTAWGQWIVLARVWLPLTGRLPWNPAAFLDDAYHRGVLRQTGAVYQFRHVRLQHHLGRTFRGRHRDFAPATFTPPPTGAP encoded by the coding sequence ATGACAGAGGGCCTCGGCACGTTGCTACGCAAGCTGCGCGACAAAGCGGGCCTGACGCAGGAGCAGGTGGCCGAGCGGTCCGGGGTCAGCGTGCGCACCATTCGCCGGCTGGAGAAGGGCGGATCCACCAACCACCGAGTGGATACGGTGAATCTGCTCGCGGACGCGCTCGGCGTGGAAGGCGCAGACCGTCTACTCCTTGCGGCTACGCTCACCAGCTCATCCACGGCGTCCCACGATGTGGGTGCGGACAACGGCCGCAGCCCCGGCCACGACCGTGGCGTGTCCGCACCCGCACCTGTGCGCCCACCTGCACCCGAACCCGCGCCCGCACCACCCGCCGGGCCACCCGTCCATCCCACGCTCGCCGACGCAGCGCACGAGCTGGCGACGGAGGTCCGGCGTCGCTGGCGGCGCGAAGAGGCGCAGCGTCGCGTCCACGACCCGTTCCCCCTGCCCGTACGGTGGAAGCCGGCGCCCGCCGCGCTGACCGACCGGGCGGAGAACATCCAGCGGCTGGGGCCCGGCGGGACTGCGCGGGAGGTGGATCTGGACGGCGACCTGCGGAGCACGGCCGAGGTCTACCTCAAGATCCCCTCCGGGCGGCTGGTGATCCTCGGTCGAGCCGGCTCGGGCAAGTCCATCCTCACCATCAGGCTCGTCCTGGACCTCCTGGAGACCCCGGCGCCGCACCGCCGCGTGCCGGTCATCTTCAGCATCGGCTCCTGGGACCCCTCGACCACCGCACTGCGCGACTGGCTGATCGGCCGACTGCTGCGCGACCACCCGCACCTGGCCCGGCGCAGCTCCGGCGGAGCGACCCTGGCCGCCGCGCTGGTCGACGCCGACCTCATCCTGCCGGTCCTCGACGGGCTCGACGAGATCGCCGAAGGGCTGAGGCACGAGGCCCTGGACGCGCTCAACGCGACCTCCTCCCCGCTCGTCCTCACCAGCCGGCGCGACGAGTACGCCGAGGCGGTCAGCGCGGCGCACGCCCCGCTCGTCTGGGCGGGGGGCATCGAGCTGACCGACCTCACCCTCGAAGACCTCGCCGACTACCTGCCCCGCACGACCCGCCCCGTCCCCACGTCCGGCGCGATCCCCGCCCACGACACCGGCGCGCCCGGCTCGCCGTGGGACGCGGTCATCACGGAACTGCGCACAGGCCAGGGGTCGGAACACATCAACCTCGCCGCCGTGCTGACGACCCCGCTCATGGTCATCCTCGCCCGCACCCTGTACAGCGAGACGCCCGACCGGGATCCCGCCGAGCTCCTGGACGCCACCCGGTTCCCCTCCGTGAAGAGCCTGGACGAGCACCTGCTGGCGGGCTTCGTCCCCACGGTCTACCGACGCCGCGCCCCCGAACAGGACGCAGACGGCCGACAGCCCAAGGCGCCGTACGCCGACCCCGCGCGGGCCGAACGCTGGCTCGGCCACCTCGCCCACCACCTGGTCCGCCTCGACCGCGAGCGCCAAGACCTCGCGTGGTGGCAGCTCGGCGATTCGCTGTCGCGCTCGACGCGGACCATGGTCTTCGCACTGGCCACCGCCGTGAGCATCACACTGATCGACTGGGTGGTCGGCCTGCTGCTCACCCCACTCTCCGTCGGCGAACTCCTCCTGCGGGGCGTCCTCATGGGACCCGCCGCAGGACTCTGCTTCGGAGCCGTCTACGCGATGGCGGACAGATCCGGCGACGCAGCGGCCTTCGAACCGGCCCGCGTACGGCTGAAACTGCGCCCCGCGCACGACGGCCTCGGCCGCAGACCCCTGCGCACCTTCACCTTCCGTGCCGGGCAAGGCCTGATCGGCGGAACCGTCCTGGGCGTCGGATGCGCTTGCGCCCTCACCCTCCAACGCGCGCTGGTCTCCGGGACCGCGCTCACCGATCCGCACGTGGTGGAGGCCACCTTCATCAACATGCTGGTCCTCGGGCTGATCTTCGGCTCGGCCGGCTGTCTCGTCTTCGGTCTCATGACCGCGCTCGAAGCACCCGTGGACGTCACCGCGGCGGCCACCCCGGTCAGTCTGCTGGCCTCGAACCGCACGACGGCCGGCCGGCAGTTCCTCATCCTCGCTCTGGCGTTCACCGTGGCCATCGCCTTCGGCGGGCACCTGATCGTCCATCTTCTCCGGGGTGCGTTGGGACCGCTCAACTGGGGCGTTGGGGAGAATCTCTTCATGGGTGCGGCCGGCGGGCTTGGCGGGGCTGCCTCCTACGTGCTCACCTTCACCGCCTGGGGCCAGTGGATCGTGCTCGCACGTGTCTGGCTGCCCTTGACCGGACGGCTCCCCTGGAACCCCGCCGCGTTCCTGGACGACGCCTACCACCGAGGGGTACTGCGCCAGACCGGAGCCGTGTACCAGTTCCGCCACGTCCGGCTGCAGCACCACCTCGGACGTACGTTCCGCGGTCGGCACCGGGACTTCGCCCCGGCCACGTTCACACCGCCGCCGACCGGCGCCCCCTGA
- a CDS encoding transposase has translation MANRKPRRPRRQFTPEFKAEIVELCRRGDRSVPEVVKDFDLTETAVRLWVAQAQGEPSDPRAKESNLELHERAELAALRRENRRLKEDVEILKRATAFFARETR, from the coding sequence ATGGCGAACAGGAAGCCGCGGAGGCCGCGGCGGCAGTTCACGCCGGAGTTCAAGGCGGAGATCGTGGAGCTGTGCCGGCGGGGTGACAGGTCGGTGCCCGAGGTCGTCAAGGACTTCGATCTCACCGAGACGGCCGTGCGGTTGTGGGTGGCCCAGGCCCAGGGAGAGCCGAGCGATCCCAGGGCGAAAGAGAGCAATCTGGAGCTGCACGAGCGCGCGGAGCTGGCCGCTCTTCGGCGGGAGAACCGCCGCCTGAAGGAAGACGTCGAGATCCTCAAGCGGGCCACGGCTTTCTTCGCGAGGGAGACCCGGTGA